CGGGCAGACGATCAGCGCCCCCTCGACCGTGGCCCGCATGACGGCGCTCGTGAACGCGCCCGACAAGAGCCGGGTGCTGGAGATCGGCGCCGGGAGCGGCTATCAGGCCGCGGTGCTCGGGGCGATGGGCTACATCGTCTATTCGGTCGAGCGGCACGCGCAGCTCGCGCGTCAGGCGGCGGAGCGGATCGCCGACCTCGGCCTGCTGAACGTCTCGATCAAGCACTTCGACGGCACGTACGGCTGGGCGGCCAACGCCCCGTACCGCGCGATCGTCGTCACCGCCGCGGGGCCCGAGGTGCCGGTGCCGCTGCTGCGGCAGCTCGAGGAGGTCGCCCGCTTGGTGATGCCGCTCGCGCGCGGCGCCGAGCAGCGGCTGGTCTCGATCGAGCGCGACGGCGCGCGTCTCCGCGAGACCGACCACGGCGCCGTGGACTTCGTCCCGCTGATCGGGCGCTACGGCTTCGCCGCCGACGGCGCGGCGAAGCGCTGACGGCCCTTTGCGCCGCGCCGCGCGCGATTCCGCGTCGTTCGAGATTTGACAGCGCGGACCCCTTCGGATATGTTCTTCCGGCCTCGCGGGGAACGAGCCGCGCGGCGGTCCATCAGGTCGGGGTGTAGCGCAGCCTGGTAGCGCACCTGCTTCGGGAGCAGGGGGTCCCGAGTTCAAATCTCGGCACCCCGACCAATTCAACTTCACAACCTCGAATCTCGCGCCGTTCGGTCTCTCGACGCATGGCACCATCGCGTCCTGTGCGCGGCGCCGCGCGCCGCCCGCGGAGGCCACGTCGCTGCCGCAGTCAGCCTCGCGATGGACGTCGGCTTGCTCGTGCGCGTTCTGCGGGCCTGCCTGATCGCGTTCGGGATTCCTTCCTGCAATCCGCCCGGCGACGAGTCGTTGATCAGTCGATTCAATTCCCGAAGCTCGAGAACGCGCCCGGTTGGAGCTCGGCGGACGCGGCGCTCCTGACCGCGGTCGATCGTCCGCGCGGCGCAATTTGTTGCGCGGCGCCGTCGTCGTGGAGCGTTCGAGCGGCGGTAGACTGGCGCCGGTCTCGAGAAGTCGCGACTGGGGCAACCGCGGGTCGTCGTCAGGTCGTCGTGGACACGGCGCTGTTCGCATCGAGGGACGCCGGCGCCGCGGACTGTGCATGTGGCTGCAAGGGGGATCCCCATGACCGTCCGAGCTCGTCTCTTCGCCGCGCGGGCCGCCGCGCTGCTGTTGGCCTCGGTCTGCGCGGGCGCCGCCTCGGCGGGCGAGCGCGCGCCGCTGACGTTCGAACAGCGCGTCGATTGCCGGCGGGCGGTCGAGCAGGTCCGCTGGAACCACCGCGCGTGGCCGAAGGAGAACCCCGGCCCGAAGCCGTCGCTCGCGGAAGTGCTTCCGGACGCGGCGTTGCGCGCGAAGGTCGAGGCGGAGCTCCGGACGTCGGGCCTCCTCGCCGACTACTGGCGGCGGCCGGCGACGGCGGAGCTGCTGCAGGGCGAGATCGACCGAATGGTCCGCGGCACGAAGGCGCCGGAGACGCTGCGGGAGCTGTTCGCCGCGCTGGGCGACGACCCGTACCTGATCGCGGAGTGCCTCGCGCGCCCCGCGCTGGAGCGGCGGCTCGCGGAGCAGTCGTTCTCGGCCGATCGGCGGATCCACGGCCCGCTGTTGGCGGGGATCGAGGCGGAGGTGGCGGCGCTGCGCGGCGACGGCGCGGCGCTGTCGAGGCTCTCGGGCCGTTACGTGGAGACCACGCTGACGCTCGACGACGACGCGTCGGACGGCGCGGCGGCGCGCCGCCTTATCGGATCGGCGCTGCCGCGGACGGTGGTTCTCGATCGTTCGGAGTTCGCGGCGGCGGTCGATCGGCTGCGCGGCGCGTTCGGTCTCGGAACGCGGGCCGTCGAGCTTCGCGGCGCCGACGCGCAGGACGCCGACCTCTCCGCCGAGGTCGCCGCGCTGCCGCGGCGGCGGCCGTCGCGCGTCGAGGACGAGGGAGACCGCTTCGTCGTGCGGACCGTGCTGGACGCGGGCGCCCGGCGCGCGACGATCGGCGCGACGAGCTGGCCGAAGCGC
This sequence is a window from bacterium. Protein-coding genes within it:
- a CDS encoding protein-L-isoaspartate O-methyltransferase — translated: GQTISAPSTVARMTALVNAPDKSRVLEIGAGSGYQAAVLGAMGYIVYSVERHAQLARQAAERIADLGLLNVSIKHFDGTYGWAANAPYRAIVVTAAGPEVPVPLLRQLEEVARLVMPLARGAEQRLVSIERDGARLRETDHGAVDFVPLIGRYGFAADGAAKR